The genomic region TCGTTCATCGTCACGCTCGCCGGGTTGCAGATAGCCCGCGGCCTGGCCCGGATCTGGTCCGACGGGCAGGGCGTGGCGATCGCGTACGGCGACGGGCCGAACGAGGCGCCGTCGTCGTTCGCTCTGCTGGGTGAACGGACCTTCGGCGGCCTGGTGCCGATCCCGGTGCTGATCTTCGCCGTGGTGGCGATCGCGGCCGTGGTGTTCCTGCGGATCAGCGCCTTCTCCCGGCACCTGTACGCCGTCGGCGGCAACGAGAAGGCCGCGCGGCTGTCCGGCGTCCCGGTGGTCCGGGTGAAGATCGCGGTCTTCGCGATCTGCGGACTGCTGGCCGCGCTGGCCGGCATCGTGCACGCGGTCCAGCTGAACCAGGGCAGCCCGAACGACGGCATCGGCTACGAGCTCGACGCGATCGCCGCGGTGGTGATCGGCGGCACCAGCCTGGCCGGCGGCCGCGGCTCGGTGGCCGGCACGGTGGCCGGCGCGCTGCTGCTCGGCGTACTGAACAACATTCTTGCCCTGAACAACATCGACTCCAACATCCAGCTGCTGATCAAGGGTCTGGTGATCGTCGCGGCGGCCGCGCTGCAACGGCTCCGGCCCGCCTCGTGAGGAAGGTCCACCCCTGATGAACAAGCACACGATGTCCCTGGCCGCCACGGCCGTCGCCGCCCTGGTCCTCGCGGGCTGCGGTACCACCAGTGAGCGTACCTCGGACGAGCCGCAGGCGCAGAACTCCAAGCAGTGCAAGGGGGCCGACGGCAAGTACGTGATCGGGATGAGCCAGGCGAACGTGGCCGAGCCCTACCGGCAGCGGATGGACGACGACATCAAAGCGGCGGCCGCCGAGGTGCCGCAGTTCGAGGTGAAGTTCGCCGACGCCGCGCAGGACAACGCCAAGCAGGTCGCCGACGTGGAGAACTACATCACCCAGCAGATCGACCTGCTGATCATCAGCCCGAACGAGGCCAAGCCGCTGACCGCGGTGGTGAAGAAGGCCTACGACCAGGGCATCCCGGTGCTGGTGCTGGACCGCAAGGTCGAGGG from Kribbella flavida DSM 17836 harbors:
- a CDS encoding ABC transporter permease — translated: MTDVQDKPAVAATPVEKAFGGGVVATLFRFQSVFGLLAVFVAAIIFSPRRNGEILFLSADNLANVVRAVSEIGIIAVGMTFVILIGGIDLSVGAVLGLAAVGSAVLMVESDWGFVPSVLLVLAIGLVFGALQGMATAMIGIQSFIVTLAGLQIARGLARIWSDGQGVAIAYGDGPNEAPSSFALLGERTFGGLVPIPVLIFAVVAIAAVVFLRISAFSRHLYAVGGNEKAARLSGVPVVRVKIAVFAICGLLAALAGIVHAVQLNQGSPNDGIGYELDAIAAVVIGGTSLAGGRGSVAGTVAGALLLGVLNNILALNNIDSNIQLLIKGLVIVAAAALQRLRPAS